GTAAAATTGTAGGCTAACGCTGTAAATTTGTTaccttaataaaaaataaataaaatatttacaaacgtGTATTAAATTAAACGTACATCGCTATAATTGCATAGCACGTAAGCTTCCCAATTGTTGTGATTCGATACCAGCTCAAGCTgagatttatttcatttcacaagACCGAGTGTTTGTCGTTCTTTATGTGACATCTCTGCCGTAGTCGTGCTGACCACATGATCACAGAGGTCCGCAATGCGAGAGAGTCTAGTGTTGGTCCAGAAATAGGTCTACATCGTACACTACACTGTAGACCTATTGGCTGTAATTCGGAATAAATGGCGGAGATAAAACAAGACaaggaaagaattaaattaacGTGTTGGAGTTATCCAAGTAGCCAGTTTTTTAATCTCtgttattttataatgttttaacataatttaaatatagcaTGTCTCCATAATTCCTTGTGTGCTCAATTATAGAGAAGGATTTATCTGTTAGGCCCACAAGACACGGACTCACAGGCGCGAGAGTTTTAGAAGGCGGCGTATTTTGCAATTACCTTTACAACGATACCAAGATAACTGACACTGTCATGTCAAGCTTACTTCTAAAACAAAGATCCCTCGAGCGGAGAAAGATCATTAGGACGCCCTGTGAAGATACGGAAGAAAAATGTTGTAAACCGGAACGGTTCTTTTTAGGACAATTATCTGttagggagaagaagaagatgatgaaaaagatttgtaattttatcaatattttatgatttttaatcATTATCCTTGAAAGttgacaaaaataaatgaaatagttaTAAAGTAAGAGTGACATCGAGAatactatttttaaaatattatttactaactTGCACTCGGTTTCTGAGGCTGACTCCAACAATAAATTTTCCCCTTGAATCGTGTTATGTTTTCATAACTTGAAAAAACAGAGACGcataattaattgaatttaatttattttgcattgtgGTTCTCTTAACGATTTTCTTTTACAGTTCAATAAAATAATCCGAGTTAATTAGCTAGTGGTAGTGGTTGTGTTTTAGTTGAAGCCTTTGCACTACTGTGGTACGATTTTAAAGTGGTTAGACGGTTTTTATTTACATGTAGTATAAATATGATACGTAAGTAAGTGACATTATCATGAGTGACAAAAAGAAACGCGCAAGATTAAGTGAGGTGGCATTTCGTGAATTAACGTAGCAAAGGAAAAGCGATGAAGAGAAGCTGAAATTCTAAAAACGTTTGGCAGAGTAGACCCTTTTCCACAAAGAATATTGCTCATTCGAGTTCAAGCAGTACTAGTACTACTGATAGGCCCATAATGTGCTAATAAAGCCCGGTCCAGACGCTGAAATAAGTTATCAAGTAAAACTGCGCATGCAAATCGGAGCGTCCACACAGCTCAGTGTACGCAGTCTTCCTCTTCAGTTTTGACGAATCCGCTATGGAAGAAGctatgttactttttattttcGCGTCTTGTCTCGTTGTGAAAACGCAAAGTAAATCTATAAAGCTTATACAGCGCTCTAATTCGTCCAGGACATGGCTTCTGGAGAGCCATCatagagacaggcaaaatatgaaatttcatattctaaaccatCCCTGTTAGCGGTATAGGAACAAGGGTTTTCACGattcatgatatggatatttggatatttattaataactagctgtacccgtgcgctccgctgcacccgttagaaataaatataaagtaattacataattaaaataggacatttgatccagggaacattcgtgtttgatagaaggataaatcgtttaatatgttacttaatttaaattgcatccaaaaattaaaatgcgatcattttggtccagagacactcatttggtgcaatgacaatacctttaacatgtttcttaatttttattacatgcaatcataatttaatgaagattgacatcatttagacttaatgtgtatattttattttacttgttataggtttccattgaattatggtaataacttaattttaacccttgttttctacgtattcagtaagtggcgcttggcccactatgattctcaacccttcaaataacttaaattatattatataatattacatattatattatattatattatattatattatattatattatattatattatattttatgctcgaccatgccgaaatgtagtaattatacacctggtagcagacctttaatgcatgtcattaaagtacacctactcattaaagatcaggtctttcagccaatgacgactcaggttacaactgttcagccaatgacaggtcagctttctaccgttataaaaccgcaagtatcgattattctcggatatgcaatcgaaagagaattagcgaaaagtcacggaggctggaaatccaatactgttgcagaaggttatattatgttactataataattagcgttaattgtaaataatattcaaataaattcaatttgtcatctcgtttttcaatgtctaattttatttcaatgttatctctgtaggttcctatggcctagcaaggtcaatgtggatatctgttcctcggaaaaaatcaatactttcgcgtctgcgcacatctcacaacatacgggacattgctgaaggtcagatacaattaaaattaataatatcaagttagaaatatggtcgagcataaaaagtcgtatgaaactcgcctataatggtaattaagaagctcgtatgaaaattatgaaactcgcttgcgctcgtttcataaatatccatactcgattcttaattactatcattatatgctcgttgcataatgtactaatattatattataccagaagttactgtaataacattatagcattatgtccatctagagaaactacactttccaatggtgaaataataattaattatacaaatcggttaatttagcttccgatattacttcatacaaacacagaaacattctctgtaggctgtctttcatagctttcgattgttgctgttcaaggccccttatagacgaagccatttgttttttaattcattacacggccttagatggcagttattttaattttaaaactcatttatctcattaaatatcagtcctatcaaaatttttcaaggagtaaaacttatcggaaatgatttttaaagaaacttttgttatgtaacatttttcacaaaaatcaataataagcgagatatttcgatttatttaattcaggcctcctcataacccaccttttaaataatgtattttgaatgccatatagcctaaaatctaagttacaacgaacttaatttatattccaattttcatcgaaatccgttcaaccattatcgcgtgaaaagggagcaaacatacagacagactgacagacggacagacatacaaacgaaaatttcaaaaaagcgattttcggtttcagggtggttaattatatatgttaggaccaattatttttggaaaatcgaaaattaccagaaaaatttcggctacagatttattattagtatagatggttCACAAAaggtacataaacttaataaattacaactaaCATATAGGTAcacgaatagcaattatactcaataaatatacatttaatacctCATTTTTCATCCTATAAtatctatttcaatttatattggctttaacttacacttacatctagttttagtgcaagtttcaaccaagcgcgtttatttaaaaaaaaaaaaaggtcttaaagattatttacatattactttttaaattttttaactctacaataaacaagtgtacatcaatctttcctgttgctctatttatccagtatttatgtttaattttttggtcttattttacataataacttattatttcaaataggtgagcagatgtcgacatactgtaaagtCATgggcctgaaatagctgaatcggtacattcaatatgtaggttaatctttactCATGCACTATTTTCTAATTCATGATATGTAGAATGCTATGTGTTAACgtccaaaaatgtttaatatttatagtattttggcaaaatgttcatatttcataaaagTGCTCACATTACTTTTTCTTCATATATTGCAGGATGTTTTCCCTCCCGTTAATATTTCTACAACTACCACTGAACTAGGCTTTCCAGACATTATAAGGAAACAATAGAGATGTTTTCCAGAAACTCTTGAAAAATCTTGCCTATCCATTCTACCAACATTCCGGGATTCCTAAGGGTAAAAGAAATCTCCAAATTCTCCTTTAAAATCATTGAGTTCGTTACGTTAATGAATTCGATAAGCCAAAACAAAATAAGCAGTTACTATTCTATTCCACCTTTGTtcattctttcgaatccagtGAAAGTTTCTTCAGTGTAGGCTAGCCATTAGCGTCGTGCAATACAGGCGCTATGTTGGGCTCaggtttgtcgagtatggcgaagttcgatatttgctGATGTTCGTTCTGCCGTCGTATTTGTTCCACATTGTTATCTAATTAATATTCGCTAttccttaaggattttagcactgatcttgcgattagtttttcgtaagacgaagtttgtaatgcctTTGTTGCTTCATTGCAGGGCACTAATATTCATGTATACTTTTACacgtataaattaatgttttaaaaggATTTACACCAtcaattaattttactgtctATTTAATTTCTCCTCTTTTTGCAATTGAGCGAGACATGACGAGAAGTTGGAGAGGAGCGTCCAGAAGCACTAGCTTGCTTATGCAATTCTCGGAAAATGATGATCTGTATCTCATGCCTCCAACGCAGTGTTCAGTTTTCGTTCAGTTCTAGAAATCGGTCTTGtaaccagtgttgccatatttagcgataagtcgctaaatctagggaattttgaataagtctcggcgacaaattttgtaaaatacgattagcgacttttctgcggatttttatatttttccacttttttctttctcgtttcatattggagttaaatggcaagttgtagccgatttaagtgaacaccatattttaacgttttggtggctacttcattcacacacaacccccagaatgtctggaggaccacacctgctgttggtcgacgggtccattggacctagctgggagatcttgttgatcaccagctttccctccttaagccactggaggacgattttagtgccatagcaggtcagcactaggaacagaaaagtagaaaggggaGGAAGGAAGATTTTTCAAGAGTTTCTGGAAAACATCTCTATTGTTTCCTTATAATGTCTGGAAAGCCTAGTTCAGTGGTAGTTGTAGAAATATTAACGGGAGGGAAAAAATCCTGCAATATATGAGGAAAAAGTAATGTGAGCActtttatgaaatatgaacattttaccAAAATACTAtagaatattaaacatttttggacGTTAATACATAGCATTCTACATATCATGAATTAGAAAATAGTGCATGagtaaagattaacctacatattgaatgtaccgattcagctatttcaggcccATGactttacagtatgtcgacatctgctcacctatttgaaataataagttattatgtaaaataagaccaaaaaattaaacataaatactggATAAATAGAGCAACAGGATTTATTGGCGAAATCTGACGCGTCTGAATCACCGCTTTGTGGGCTGTTATTTGCCCATGTCACATTTCGAAGAGAAACCAGTGTTCAGCCGTATGTCTACATGCGTTACTTGATGCCAATCAGAGAAAATAATATCTACGAAATCCTTCTGATGTGGCAACAATACGAAGTcaaccgagcgaggtggctcagacatcgtttgagactcgcattcgagagACCCCGGGTTCTATCTCCGGCGGCGACCAATCTGGTCGGGGGTTTTAACCGTGGTTTTACTAGATTGAATTTAAGTACTTTTCATTTAAATAAAGGCGAATGCCGGATTTGATTCCAATCACCACGGACTAGGCCTAATATATACAGTACCACAGTTAATTTCCTAACAGTAAAACCTACAGACAGTCGCTGTATGACCTAGGACAGGCTTGCAGAAATGAGCGCCAATTGTGACGTACGTAATAaggcggaatacgtcactcatcccttccttccaccaccgcgtcattgacttggtaggagaggggatttgtattcagtgtctgtcttatgtgattgcgtacgggtcacAGAGACGTCATttaacgccggtggactgtggacggggaaccaacgctttccccatgtttTCACTCCTCTCTCgacagttctgcatccctgaccTAGGAGTTAAAGCGATTATACATAAGTACAGTTAAAAGAAATACGAAATCAACACAAACTAGGGAACTCCGGGGGTTTACGTTAAGTTTCGCTAAGtattaatttacaatattaattcatGCTTTTCTTGAAAAGTAATAACATTCAGAAAATTATTAAAGACCACACTCGTAAATGTAATtgagacaaattaaaattaaacccaACTAAAAGATAAACTAAGGTTTATAAACATGCAGTAGGCAGCATCAAGCCTTACGTTTGTACACATAAGGCATTTTGCTGCTTCTGTCTAGTGGAATATTGCCATTCTTTTCTCTCAAGTTACGACTAAGGATTTAATTTCGCAGTTATTTCGATTGTTACTCTGAAACCATACTGTTCATTAACAAATCACTACGACAcgttcagaattaggcttttggttattcaccgtgtcctggaacttgatatttcaaacgtttcggaactacatacaggttctatCATCAGGGAAGATAACCAATGGACGACTGAGCCAGTGGTTTTTGTTTGCATTACAAAGCTTTCTTCAGTgtgtatttctgttattttttttagtaaatttcataatattttactgatagcttccccatatgtgtaagaaatgaactatCACAAAAAACCGTTTTTGGTAGAAGTGCGGCTTTGGACTGTCACGTTCTCACTCtttcatttattaagatttatattatgttatttgtCTATAATTTGTATATCTAGTTTTCTGACGTACTcttcagtaacaaataaaaacttCGTCGAATTAACCATAATGTAAATGACCAAAGAAAGTCtcatttaattttcaaatttaaccGTGACGAATTACCAACATGACAGCATAAAAATGTCCATAGCCTACCTGTAAAATGACATGAGTAGACCCGTAATGGTCCCATCCACAGGAACTGTTGCTGCTTTCCGTGCAAAAAACTCAATTTTCTTGCCGGTGTCTGGGTGATACGTGGAGTCAAACAGCTGTTTCGTATCCCACAACTGGTCCACTGTTACGTCATCCATATCAGCTCCACTCCTGAAATGATTTAAAATCAGCGCGTGTCAAATGATCCGGGCACAGTATCATTAAAATATGTGTGAAAGTTAAAATACtgttgacaatatttgtgtattttCATGGACCGTATAGACATGAAccaagtttaatttttaattatgttcagTAACAACATTTTCTTACTTTTAATTGCAGATTCATAGTTAGCCTATATAGAAcaaataatgtcaaaaaaattacaaacaaaacatttaaaaattatgatttaagCAATAAAGTTTACATTTCGGATAATATGTTTTTGTCAAGTGTTATGTTTCGAGAATTGTGGTCGAGGAAAGAACCTCTTGCCTGCCCTAGGGTTAGAAGTACCTCTCTTCCAGTTAGCAATTATTCACCTACGACTAAACTACTTGTGtatctaaaataattatataccgaACGATGCTATATCATGcaatttttgcgaaatttttactTATCTGAAACAGAGATTTTCCTAAGTTAGGCATACATTCACCATTCTATATATCTGtctcaatatataaatatatgcgtgcatgaactaataaaatatacatacacGTCTATGTTAACTCATAAAAAAGTGATACCAAAAAATTAGGATGAAAGCATGTAGGCTACAATGTGTCTATATAGGTAGTGACTTTGGGTTTTAACGTTCAACTTTAAGCAGTTTTGTTCTGATTTTAAATCTGTGACTAAAGAATAAATCAGCAAATGGTTTTACAGGTGAGAACATGACAGTAAAGTCTGATAAGACGATCAATGAAACTATTAGTTTTATCTACTGAATTACGATACCGTTTCTTTATGCATTATTGTGAACATTTCTTATACTCAGAGCCATGTTTTTATGGTgagaattttcttaaaatttctcgTGTTGTTTTTAATATTTCGTTTTTTGGTGTTGAATAAAGTATCAAATTTTCGCGATAATGTCACAATAAAATAGTATGTCTGACATCGTGTAGACTAATAATTCACTACAGCTCTTCTACCAAATTTACTTAGACTCGAAAATAAATTTATAGGTCTACACATTACGTAAATTTATCTCACTAAttcacctctgattgaagttctccCTGATATGTAtacacctattatcaggcagtacatctcccttgatgatgtgtgtcagagaaagaacaattattagtgtttgtatacatctgaagtctgattaatgtaatatgtatctagtcagcgatatatacaatggaggaggaaaggaactggtcacgcTATCCCATTaacttctggcttagttgcctcacgagtgatgcctttttttttcacttgtgacgtttaaacctgtcttcggacatttgactaaacaacaagtaatgtcactaattatattatatatttgtatacattattattaaaatttaaatacagcCGCACATCGACAAGGTTTTTCGGGAATTTTGCTACAGAATAATAAAACATGTCTTACgcataatttatataaataaagggTAAATTGATAGAATTAGTATTTATAATAAACAGAATTTGTTGTGTTACGTAAAACAATACCGACGTAAGAACATGGATATAATTCCTATAAATTTACCACAAAATTGATAAGCTAATATGAATCCATCTTACAGATATCTCTTTACAGTTTCCCTGGCCTCTTTAAGTTTTTCATCGCCGGTAAATAAATAGGCTGGGTTTCTCACAGCAAAGAAATTTCTGATCCGGCCAATAAATGAATTAGAGTCCCATCGAGGTTCATTGATGTTGATGACCAGCCGTTTATCTCCTGAACCAATGGGTTCTTTACCGACAGGACGGCACCATTCAGGTAATACTTCAGGCTCTGGTACTGGTGCTGGTTCTGGTGCTGGTACCGGTACTGCTGGTGTTTGTGCTTGTGCTGGTGTTTGTGCTTGGTCTGGTGTTGGTGCTGGTACTGGTGTTGGTGCTTCtgctggtgttggtgttggtATTGGTGCTGGAGTTGGTGCTGGTATTGGTGCTGGTGCTGGTACTTGTGTTTCTGGTTCTACTTTCACTTCAGAGTTCGCCGGTAACTCTACTTTTGACTCTTCTTGTGCTGCTGCTTCCGCTTTTAATTCTCCTGGCATGATTTCACTGTAAATTTTGTTTGAACAATTAAGCCGATATTATAGTGATAATTtaagtattttatatatttcacatGTGTGTTTGAAAGAagctaattaattaaaatttaacactaaGAAAGCCATTTTCCCTGCTAACCTTGCCATTATGGTATGAACGGGTATGAAGCAATATGGAATAAACAAATGCTACATTGttgtatttcttaatttatcagccttcgtatttttGAAATCAGCCATGCAAttcttattaaattataataccatacataGCCAACCAGAACCTACACACAAGAtctgaattattttgttttcctttgttaTAAGGAATAGCCTATTTTCGTATTCTAAAATTTTACTGTCGCTATCATGGCGTTACTTGCTATTCGGCGATTCACGGGAATTTGTTTTAAGTGGAGCACGGTATTTAGGCATTTCTTTTTGCTAAAATAGGAAGATAAATACCCGGGATGAACTTGAACTAGATCGATGCGAGAGGTTAGCTTCCGACTACTGTACTACTTGTGACAATGGGTTGTTGGGAAGAAAAGGGGAAACAGAGAGATACAGAAGCATTATGTTTTCCTTCTCTTTAAAGTAAACCTCCCACGGTATGTAACTTGAGTCGCTTCCAGCCTCATTTCTGAAGTTCCCCCGCTGTATTGGCGACAACCATCAGCAAGTAGCACAGTACGATAATGTGTAGCGTTTCAAAGATTAAATTACTACGATATTATTAGTACTCGTATGTTAATActacaattataaaatataacactattactgctgctgctcctactaacgctactactactattaccactactaccgccactaccactactactgtcactactaccaccaccactaccactactaccaccaccattaccactactactactaccaccaccaccactaccactactaccaccaccattaccactactactactaccaccaccactaccactactaccaccaccattaccactactactaccaccaccactaccactactaccaccaccattaccactactactactaccaccaccactaccactactaccaccaccattaccactactactactaccaccaccactaccactactactaccaccactaccgccactactactactactaccaccactatcactgCCAACATcactactagtactaccactaccaccactattaccactactactactattactactaacacTACCACTACTTCCACCGTtaatagtactattactactaccaccgccactaccactactatcacaACCACTACTATCGCCACCAcctctactagtactactactaccaccactactaatactactactactactaccaccactactactactactactactactgccaacaCCACTACCACTAGTACTACCGCCACTGccactaataatactactaccactaccactaccactactagtactcctactacaactaccactactactaccgctactaccactaccgctactaccactactactactactactactgccaccaccactaccaccactactaccaccagtaccactactaccgccactaccactactactactactactatcaccaccaccatcaccaccaccaccactaccactactatcgcCAACACCACTACCACTAGTACTACCGCCACTGCCACTAATAGTACTCCTaccacaactaccactaccactagtactaccgctactaccactactagtactcgtactacaactaccactaccactattagtactcctactacaactaccaccactaccactactactaccgccactacCATTACTAGTattcctattactactactactactgctatcaccactactactactattactaccactactagtattcctactatcactactactaccgccactacCACTAATAGTAAGTTActcctactactatcactaccactactactagtaccgccactaccactactagtactactactactacagccactaccactactagtactcctactacaactaccaccactaccactactactactaacgccactaccactaccaccaccactactactaccgccactaccactactagtactcctactgctactactactactacggccactaccactactagtactactactacaactaccactactatcacTGCCACTAGTACTAacgccactaccactactagtgCTCCTACTcaactaccactactatcactactaccgcCACTACCACTAATAGTACtcctactacaactaccactactata
This region of Periplaneta americana isolate PAMFEO1 chromosome 13, P.americana_PAMFEO1_priV1, whole genome shotgun sequence genomic DNA includes:
- the LOC138712006 gene encoding sideroflexin-1-like — its product is MPGELKAEAAAQEESKVELPANSEVKVEPETQVPAPAPIPAPTPAPIPTPTPAEAPTPVPAPTPDQAQTPAQAQTPAVPVPAPEPAPVPEPEVLPEWCRPVGKEPIGSGDKRLVININEPRWDSNSFIGRIRNFFAVRNPAYLFTGDEKLKEARETVKRYLSGADMDDVTVDQLWDTKQLFDSTYHPDTGKKIEFFARKAATVPVDGTITGLLMSFYRSFPGIIFWQWAKQSYNTLFEYHNRPMDRNELSPTHFTITYMLASSVAIMTSVGLGSMVKKRTPRVLGRLVPFAGVAAATCVSVPFLKVLSLYEGVPVYDKDNNFLGNSGNAAARNITCTTAGTIAMTAPPMVLTPFMMDRLEKNKFFCRYPWAHAPMQVALVAFCIMFITPLVYALLPHKCPMSFNELERGLQSHIKKEKDPPPNVVYYKNTF